AAATTTCCGAGAAATAAATAATCTGTGTCAATCTGTGTAATCTGTGGTGAAATGGAGTTAATTAATTTCAGCAAAGAATTCGATAAGACAGGCATTGTCTAGCAGCCATTTATACTGCTCTTCATTGTGTCCCGACCAATCCCTGCCTAATAGTCCGTTTTTGTCCCGGTAGTTTTCCCAGGCGTGAATCGCATTGGCCGTCATAGCGTCAACATATGCCGGGTTCTTGTCAATCTGATACAGAGCTTTCAACCCTCTGAATAAAATCACGTTGAACCACGCCATGTCTTTATGCACTTTGATTGCCGGGTCTTTCTTGTCGGCTTTTGTACGGAAAAAGGCATCTGTTCCTGCGGCGGTTAGTTGTGCGTCGTGCAAGTACTGTTCGTCTCCCGTCTCCTCGTAGAGCAATACGCCTGCCTGAATCATTTGTCCGCTGTTGTAGGCATATTTCTCTTTGGAGACACTTCCTTTCAAGTTGATATTGTCCCAGTAAAGGTGGTCTTCAGGGTCGCACAGATGCTTTTTCGTCCAGGCGTAAGTCTCTTTCGCTTTTTCCAGATACTTAGCGTCTTTCGTCAGACGGTACAATTTGACACCGAGCACTGTCGACGGGGCGTTGGAACAAGTGTGCTTCGCTTCTTTCTTCTGTTCGCACCAAAAGATGCCGCCACCCATTTCGTCACTCCATCCACTGTAAATATACTGATACAGTGCGACAGCTTTCGCCAGAGATGCAGGCTTGCGCGTCAGTTGGTAGTAGTCGCAGTAGTCCAGTGCAATCCAGATGTTATCGTCGTAATAACGCCCGTGCTGCCCGTACTTTACAGGATACGACTGGTAACAGGCGGGCAGTCGGCTCTCGTCCCAATACTGCTCCATTCCCGGAAGAATCTTTTTGTCGAGTATCTTCTTGTACTTTTTATCTCCGGTAGCTTTGTACAACGCCACACAGCCCGACATCATCCCGGAGTATGGCCATAGAAAAGACGCTTTCAGCGTTCCGTTCTGTTGCGTGCCACCTGCCAGATAAGTGATTTTCTGGTCGGGGTTGACAGGATATGTTTCTGTCAGTAGTCCGTCATTCGTCTGATACAGATTTAGTATATTGTACAGAATCGAGTCGGCAATAGAAAGGTAACGGGCATTTCCCGGAGTCTTTCCTACTGCGGAAGTAAGGCAAAATAGCATACAGGCTGCAAAACATATATTTCTCATAGGAGTATCGGGGTTGGAAATTGAAACTTTCAGGTTATTAGTGAAAAGCGTCAGCCGAATGACGGATAGACGACACACGGCTGACAAAGACTATTTCTGTTGCCGCTCGTCAAACTCCAGTTCCACCTTTACAGGGAAATGGTCGGAAGGCGTGCGCGCCTGGTAAACTTTGATGTCGATTTCTTCCGGACAATCATTCGCCTGCTTTTTCTCACCGTTTCCTACGATGCTGCGATACGTATCCGTCAGTACGCCATACCTTTTCACATGGAAAGACGGAGACACGAACACATGGTCGATGCGGCTTTCCGTAAAGCTGTTCGGGTCGAAGTCATTGAACGTACCGTTGATGGCATAGCGGAAACCGGCCTTCTCGTAAGAGTCGCACAATACCCCTTTGCTCACAAAAGCGTCATATGACTGGTGAGTCTGGTCGACATTGAAGTCTCCCGTCAAGATAGCCGGAAGCTCTTTGCCTTTGCCGAGTTCCTTCATCTTGTCCTGTACGAGGAATGCACTTTCCACACGGGCTTTTTTGCCGATATGATCCATGTGCAGGTTGAAGAAAAGGAATTCGAAACCAGTGTCCTTGCATTTGAAATGTCCCCAACTGCAAATACGCGGCAATACGGCATCCCAACCCTTGCTAGGCACGTCGGGCGTTTCTGACAACCAAAAATCACCCTTTTCTATCACGTCAAACTTATCCGTACGATAGAAAATAGCGGAATGTTCGCCTTTCTCTTTGCCGTCGTCACGTCCTACACCGATATAATCATAACCGGGCAATGCCTCTTTCATGTCTTTCAGTTGATGAATAAAACACTCCTGTGTTCCGAAAATATCGAAATCGTGGTATTGCACCATTTGGGCAATGACCGGGTAACGTTGTCCCCAACCGTTGCCGCGGACAGAATCACCGCCGTTGGCGTTTCTCAGATTGTAGGAAGCAACAGTGATGGAAGTAGGCTGATAGTTACTTTGGCAACCGCAAAAGACTACCGCAACAAGGACGATAAATAAAAGGCTTTTAAGTTTCATGTTTTTATAGTTTGTTTGATAGATAATTCTCTGACTTCAAAAGTACGATATTTTATTCAATTGAAAGAGAGTAGGGAACATCTTTTTCTGTGGTTCCCCGTTGTTTGTTGGGCACAGGGCTCATTTGGAATTGAATATTCGCACCTCGTGTCAACTGCTCGTGTGTAAGATAATTGCGTGAACAGGACTTGCCGTTCACTTTCATATCCTTGATGTAGCGGTAGTCGGGCCGGTTGTTGTCCGACTTGATGGTGATGGTCTTTCCGTTCTCCAAATGCAGCTTGGCGGATTTGAAGAGGGGAGAGCCTACGATATACTCGTCGGTTCCCGGACAAACGGTGTAGAACCCCAAGGCGGAGAATACATACCAGGCGGAAGTCTGGCCGTTGTCTTCGTCACCGCAATAACCGTCCGGTGCGGCGGTGTACAACTTATCCATGATTTCGCGCACCCAATACTGGGTTTTCCAGGGCTCGCCGGAATAGTTGTAAAGGTAAACCATGTGCTGAATCGGCTGGTTGCCGTGTGCGTACTGTCCCATGTTCATCACCTGCATTTCACGCATTTCGTGAATCATGCCGCGACTTTCCATGCCCAGCTTGCCGGGAATCACGAATACGGAATCCATCATGGTATTGAATTCTTTTCTACCACCCATCAGGTTGATAAGCCCCTGCGGGTCGTGGAATACACAGAAACTCCAGTGCCAACTGTTCCCTTCGCAGAACTCGCCGCTCCAGTCTACCGCGTCGAAGTTCGGGTTGAATACGCCTTTGTCGTCCTTGCCCACCATCAGTTTGCGTTCCGGATGATAGACATTCTTGTAGTTCAGCGCACGTTTCTTGAAAATGTCGATTTCGCTTGCCGGCTTGCCCAGCTTCTTTCCTAATGCGTAGATAGTCCAGTCGTTGTAAGCATATTCCAGTGTGCGGGCTACGTTTTGTCCGATTCCTATATTATTGGCCACATATCCCAGTTGGTTGTAGGATTCGTGACCGAGACGACCGGAAGCCGTTCCGCGGAGATGCGCGTTTGTTCCGTGTTTCAGTGCTTCCCAAAGCGTTTCGATATCATATCCGCGCAGTCCTTTGATATAAGCGTCCGCTACTACGGAAGCCGAGTTGTTGCCCACCATGGAGTCACGATGTCCGGGACTTGCCCATTCGGGCAGGAATCCGCTTTCTTTATAAGCATTGACCAGTCCTTCCTGCATCTTCAGATTCATCGACGGATACATCAGGTTGAGGAAAGGGAACAAGCAACGGAATGTATCCCAAAATCCGGTATCGGTAAACATATAACCCGGAAGCACTTTACCGTTGTAAGGGCTGTAATGCATCACTTGTCCCTTGGCGTCTATCTCGTAGAAACTGCGCGGGAAAAGCATGGAACGATACAGGCACGAGTAGAATGTACGCAGGTTGTCGATGTTATCGTCCTCTATCTCTATCTTGCCCATTTCACGGTTCCAGATATCTCTGCCATTGGCAACCAGTTGGTCGAAACTCTTGTTGTCGAGTTCCTTCAGATTCAGTTCCGCCTGTTCGGGGCTGATAAAAGAAGAAGCGACACGGGCATAGACGATTTCTCCTTTCTTCGTTGCGAATCCGATGACAGCTCCGGTGTGGTTTCCCTTCGCTTCCGTTTCATTCGGAAGAATATTGTTCTCCGAAACGGCGGAAACGAAAGTAAACGGCTTGTCGAACTGCATGACGAAGTAGTTTTTGAAGTTATCGGGCACACCGCCGCTGTTCTTGGTCGAATAGCCGATAATCTTGTTTTCTTCGGGAATCACTTTGACGTAAGAACCCTTGTCGAAAGCATCCAGAATGACATAGGCATTTTTTGTTTCGGGATACGTAAAGCGGAACATGACGGCACGCTCGGTGGGGACGAGTTCGGTAGTCACGTCATGGTCGGCAAGATATACCTTATAATAATAAGGCTTGGCAACTTCCGCTTTGTGAGAGAACCAACTGGCGCGCCGGTCTTGGTCGAATACCAGTCCGCCGGTGATTGGCATGATGGCGAACTGGCCATAATCATTGTTCCATGGACTGGGTTGATGTGTCTGTTTGAACCCTCGGATTTTGTCGGCATCGTACGTGTATGCCCAACCGTCGCCCATCTTACCGGTTTGTGGTGTCCAGAAGTTCATTCCCCACGGCAGTGCCGTAGCCGGATACGTATTTCCGGTGGACAGTTCGTACTTGGATTGTGTGCCTACCAGCGTGCTGACATAGTCCACCGGATTCTTTACAGCAGAAGATTGCAGGGTGTACAACACGGCACTTCCAAGAAATAACAAGTGTTTAAATGAAAAATGTGTTTTCATGAACAAATGAATTTATTGATTTGAAAATAATTTCTACGACGAAAATAGGGAGAAAAGGAATGTGCTTCCATGAATGGACAGGTAAAAATACCCGATGGCGCTAATGTTAACCACTATGGCACTAAGGCTTACCTATATTCCTGCCAAAAAAAAGTGCGGAATCTTTTTTTATTTACCTTTGTCATATATCAAATCTAAGAATGACACGCCATGAATAGACAACTGTTTTTTATCCTTGCTTCCATCCTTAACCTGTTGATACATACGGCATCTGCCTACAATCTGAAGCAGATTGCAGATAAGGAATATATGTCCAACAGTTCGATTACATCTCTGTGCCAGGACGAACGAGGACTGATGTGGATAGGCACTTGTGACGGACTGAATATTTACGATGGACAGGAGATTGAAGAATTTAAAACGCGTGACAAGGACGATTACTTATCCGGTAACCTGATTGACAATATCGTATATACCGGTGACGAGATTTACTGGATTCAGACATACTACGGACTGAACCGCCTGGACAGGAGAACAAACACAATCACGCACTACAATGAGTTCCAGAAACTCTTCTTTATGAATAAGGATACCAACGGCAATCTGTTCATTATCCAGGACAGCAACTGTATCTATTATTATCATAAGAAAGAGGACGCTTTCAAGAAAATCAATATCACGGGGATTCCCATCTCGGACATCGTAGACTTTTTCATCGACGGCAACAACCGTATGTGGGTAGTGATGAAGGGGTACAACCGTTGTTATGACATACAGCAGGAACCCGCCTCGGGAGATATCACCCTGATGCCACAGAAAACCAGCCTCATTTATCAGACTTCACTGATTTACTGCTTCAACGACGAACAGTCCCTTTATTATATCGACAAGGACTATAACTTCTACGCTTTCCATATCCCGACCAAAAAGAATGAGTTCATTGCTAACTTGGGCAAAGAGATACAGGCGCGTGGCAAAATCTCTTCCATCGTCCATTATCACGACAGTTTCTTCGTCGGTTTCCTGATGGACGGCATCCTGTTATTAGAGAAGCAGAAGGAGACGAATACCTACCAGATTCAGCCGTTGCCTGTCAATAGTGGCGTGTTCTGTCTCAAGAAAGACCGTTTCCAGGATATTGTGTGGATAGGTACGGACGGACAGGGCGTTTATCTGTATTCTACCCCTCTCTATTCTATCAAGTCGACGGTACTCAGCAATTACAGCGAGAAGATAGAACGCCCCGTGCGTGCGCTTTATCTTGACGAAGACCGTACTTTCTGGGTGGGCACAAAGGGAAACGGAATCTTGAAAATCTATGATTATGAGGTCGACAGGAACATCTCCGACTGCCGGGCGGAAACTCTGACTAGCTCTAACAGCGCATTGGGTAGCAACGCCATCTATTGTTTTGCCAAAAGCCACCGGAATCTCCTCTGGATAGGCGATGAAGAAGGGTTGAGCTATTACTCGTATAAGGAAAAGCGCATTAAAAACATTCCTATCCGGGTAGCAGGCGAAGACTTCAAATACATACACGATATTTACGAAACGTCGGACTCCGAACTGTGGCTGGCAAGTGTGGGAATGGGTGTGCTGAAAGCCCGTATCGCCGGAACACCGGACAATCCGGTCATTGTAGATGCCCAGCGTTATGTCATCAACGATGGCGAACTGGGCTCGAACTACTTCTTTACTATCTATGCCGAAGACGAATCCCGCCTGCTCTTTGGCAATAGAGGATACGGAGTGTTCCGCTTCAACAAGACGACGAACGGATTGGAGCCTATGTCTACTCATAAATATGAGAACATGACACTGAATAATATATTGGCTATCAGCAAAGACAGCAGCAACAATTATCTTTTTGGCACGAGCTACGGACTGATAAAATATACTTCGGAGACTTCTTATCAACTCTTTAACGCTAAGAATGGCTTCTTGAACAACACCATTCATGCCATTCTCAAAAACTCGCCCGATAACTTTTGGTTAAGCACCAACCTGGGATTAATCAATTTCGATACCCGGCGGAATATTTTCCGTTCGTACGGCTTCGGTGACGGGCTGAAAGTGGTAGAGTTCAGCGACGGAGCAGCCTATCGTGACTCTCAAACAGGCACATTGTTCTTCGGCGGCATCAACGGCTTTGTTGCCATCCGTGCGGACGGTCGTCCCGAACAACTTTATACACCGCCAGTCTATTTCGACAAACTGTCCATTTTCGGAGAGCAATATAACCTGGGCGAATTCCTCACCCGGAAAAAGGGTACGGAAGTCCTCAACTTGCAGTACGACCAGAACTTCTTCTCAGTCTCCTTTGCTTCTGTGGACTATCTGAATGGCAACAACTGCACCTATTTCTATAAGCTGAAAGGCTTGAGCGACCAATGGGTGAACAACGGTTCGGAGAGCGGAGTCTCTTTTACGAATATGGCTCCCGGAGAATATACGCTACTGGTGAAATACTATAATAGTGTCTTTGATAAAGAAAGTGATGTCTACTCTTTAGTTATCCGTATCGGCGACCCGTGGTATGCTTCCTGGTGGGCTTATCTGATTTATGCCTTGTGCCTGCTTTTGTTGGCAGCCTTGTTGATACGTTCCTTTATCCTGCGCTCCAAACGCAAGAAGCAGGAATTGCTGAACGAAATAGAGAAACGCCACCAAAAGAATGTCTTTGAATCCAAACTCCGTTTCTTTACCAATATTGCCCATGAATTTTGCACTCCGCTGACCTTGATTTACGGCCCTTGCGGGCGAATCCTTTCATCCAACGGACTGAGCAAATTTGTAGTGGACTACGTACAGATGATTCAGACCAATGCCGAACGTCTGAATAACCTGATTCATGAACTGATTGAATTCCGTCGTATCGAAACGGGCAACAGGGAAGTGCGCATTGAAGCATTAAATGTATCGTCCATCGTAAAAGGAATAGCCAAAACCTTTGTCGAAATGGCGAAGTCCAGAAATATCACCTTCCTGAGCAAGATTCCCGAACAAGTGATGTGGAACTCGGACAAGGGTTTCCTGAATACAATCATTATCAATCTGATTTCGAACGCTTTCAAATATACTCCCGACGGGCAAAGCATCAAGATTGAGGTGGATACCACCGGAGAGGGCATATTGGTTCTTCGCGTAGCCAATGAAGGAAGTACCATCAAGGAAAAGGACTTCCAGCATATCTTCAACCGCTATTCCATCTTGGATAATTTTGAGAATCAGGATGAGAAGAACTTTTCCCGGAACGGATTGGGGCTTGCCATCTCATACAATATGGCAAAGTTACTGAACGGCACGTTGAAAGTGGAGAATACTCCTGACGGATGGGTGATGTTTACATTGTCTTTGCCTGTCATGGAAACGACTGCCGGAGTAGTGGCAACGAAACGGATTACCGCGGAATATATTCCGAAGATAGACACGCAGCCTATCTTGAAGCTCCCTCATTATGAGTTTGACAAGATGCGCCCTACTTTGCTGGTGGTCGATGATGAAATAGAAATGCTGTGGTTTATCGGTGAAATCTTCTCCGGTGACTTTAATGTAGTAACCCTGCAAGACCCCGAACGGGTGGAACAGGTGATGAACGAAGTGTATCCGAATGTGATAATCTGTGATGTCATGATGCCGGGAATCAGCGGCATTGAGCTCACGAAACGGATTAAAGCGGTGAAAGAGACGGCGCATATTCCTATCATCATAGTATCCGGACGGCATGAGATGGAAGAGCAGATGGCGGCTCTCTCGGCAGGTGCGGAGATGTATATCACGAAACCGTTTAATGCGGAATATCTCCGTATTTCGGTGGGGCAGGTGATGGAACGGAAAGAAGTTCTGAAGAACTATTTCAGTTCGCCCATCAGCTCTTTTGAAAAGTCGGACGGCAAACTGACGCATAAGGAATCGAAGAAATTCCTTCAGTCCGTCTTGAAGATTATCAATGACAATATAACGAACAAGGAACTGACTCCCCGTTATATTGCCGACC
The DNA window shown above is from Bacteroides faecium and carries:
- a CDS encoding response regulator, coding for MNRQLFFILASILNLLIHTASAYNLKQIADKEYMSNSSITSLCQDERGLMWIGTCDGLNIYDGQEIEEFKTRDKDDYLSGNLIDNIVYTGDEIYWIQTYYGLNRLDRRTNTITHYNEFQKLFFMNKDTNGNLFIIQDSNCIYYYHKKEDAFKKINITGIPISDIVDFFIDGNNRMWVVMKGYNRCYDIQQEPASGDITLMPQKTSLIYQTSLIYCFNDEQSLYYIDKDYNFYAFHIPTKKNEFIANLGKEIQARGKISSIVHYHDSFFVGFLMDGILLLEKQKETNTYQIQPLPVNSGVFCLKKDRFQDIVWIGTDGQGVYLYSTPLYSIKSTVLSNYSEKIERPVRALYLDEDRTFWVGTKGNGILKIYDYEVDRNISDCRAETLTSSNSALGSNAIYCFAKSHRNLLWIGDEEGLSYYSYKEKRIKNIPIRVAGEDFKYIHDIYETSDSELWLASVGMGVLKARIAGTPDNPVIVDAQRYVINDGELGSNYFFTIYAEDESRLLFGNRGYGVFRFNKTTNGLEPMSTHKYENMTLNNILAISKDSSNNYLFGTSYGLIKYTSETSYQLFNAKNGFLNNTIHAILKNSPDNFWLSTNLGLINFDTRRNIFRSYGFGDGLKVVEFSDGAAYRDSQTGTLFFGGINGFVAIRADGRPEQLYTPPVYFDKLSIFGEQYNLGEFLTRKKGTEVLNLQYDQNFFSVSFASVDYLNGNNCTYFYKLKGLSDQWVNNGSESGVSFTNMAPGEYTLLVKYYNSVFDKESDVYSLVIRIGDPWYASWWAYLIYALCLLLLAALLIRSFILRSKRKKQELLNEIEKRHQKNVFESKLRFFTNIAHEFCTPLTLIYGPCGRILSSNGLSKFVVDYVQMIQTNAERLNNLIHELIEFRRIETGNREVRIEALNVSSIVKGIAKTFVEMAKSRNITFLSKIPEQVMWNSDKGFLNTIIINLISNAFKYTPDGQSIKIEVDTTGEGILVLRVANEGSTIKEKDFQHIFNRYSILDNFENQDEKNFSRNGLGLAISYNMAKLLNGTLKVENTPDGWVMFTLSLPVMETTAGVVATKRITAEYIPKIDTQPILKLPHYEFDKMRPTLLVVDDEIEMLWFIGEIFSGDFNVVTLQDPERVEQVMNEVYPNVIICDVMMPGISGIELTKRIKAVKETAHIPIIIVSGRHEMEEQMAALSAGAEMYITKPFNAEYLRISVGQVMERKEVLKNYFSSPISSFEKSDGKLTHKESKKFLQSVLKIINDNITNKELTPRYIADRLAISPRSLYRKMEEIGEDSPTDLIKECRLHIAKDLLLTTKKTIDEIVFDSGFSNKVTFFKVFREKYGCTPKEFRMKHLEEVL
- a CDS encoding glycoside hydrolase family 76 protein — its product is MRNICFAACMLFCLTSAVGKTPGNARYLSIADSILYNILNLYQTNDGLLTETYPVNPDQKITYLAGGTQQNGTLKASFLWPYSGMMSGCVALYKATGDKKYKKILDKKILPGMEQYWDESRLPACYQSYPVKYGQHGRYYDDNIWIALDYCDYYQLTRKPASLAKAVALYQYIYSGWSDEMGGGIFWCEQKKEAKHTCSNAPSTVLGVKLYRLTKDAKYLEKAKETYAWTKKHLCDPEDHLYWDNINLKGSVSKEKYAYNSGQMIQAGVLLYEETGDEQYLHDAQLTAAGTDAFFRTKADKKDPAIKVHKDMAWFNVILFRGLKALYQIDKNPAYVDAMTANAIHAWENYRDKNGLLGRDWSGHNEEQYKWLLDNACLIEFFAEIN
- a CDS encoding GH92 family glycosyl hydrolase, with product MKTHFSFKHLLFLGSAVLYTLQSSAVKNPVDYVSTLVGTQSKYELSTGNTYPATALPWGMNFWTPQTGKMGDGWAYTYDADKIRGFKQTHQPSPWNNDYGQFAIMPITGGLVFDQDRRASWFSHKAEVAKPYYYKVYLADHDVTTELVPTERAVMFRFTYPETKNAYVILDAFDKGSYVKVIPEENKIIGYSTKNSGGVPDNFKNYFVMQFDKPFTFVSAVSENNILPNETEAKGNHTGAVIGFATKKGEIVYARVASSFISPEQAELNLKELDNKSFDQLVANGRDIWNREMGKIEIEDDNIDNLRTFYSCLYRSMLFPRSFYEIDAKGQVMHYSPYNGKVLPGYMFTDTGFWDTFRCLFPFLNLMYPSMNLKMQEGLVNAYKESGFLPEWASPGHRDSMVGNNSASVVADAYIKGLRGYDIETLWEALKHGTNAHLRGTASGRLGHESYNQLGYVANNIGIGQNVARTLEYAYNDWTIYALGKKLGKPASEIDIFKKRALNYKNVYHPERKLMVGKDDKGVFNPNFDAVDWSGEFCEGNSWHWSFCVFHDPQGLINLMGGRKEFNTMMDSVFVIPGKLGMESRGMIHEMREMQVMNMGQYAHGNQPIQHMVYLYNYSGEPWKTQYWVREIMDKLYTAAPDGYCGDEDNGQTSAWYVFSALGFYTVCPGTDEYIVGSPLFKSAKLHLENGKTITIKSDNNRPDYRYIKDMKVNGKSCSRNYLTHEQLTRGANIQFQMSPVPNKQRGTTEKDVPYSLSIE
- a CDS encoding endonuclease/exonuclease/phosphatase family protein, which translates into the protein MKLKSLLFIVLVAVVFCGCQSNYQPTSITVASYNLRNANGGDSVRGNGWGQRYPVIAQMVQYHDFDIFGTQECFIHQLKDMKEALPGYDYIGVGRDDGKEKGEHSAIFYRTDKFDVIEKGDFWLSETPDVPSKGWDAVLPRICSWGHFKCKDTGFEFLFFNLHMDHIGKKARVESAFLVQDKMKELGKGKELPAILTGDFNVDQTHQSYDAFVSKGVLCDSYEKAGFRYAINGTFNDFDPNSFTESRIDHVFVSPSFHVKRYGVLTDTYRSIVGNGEKKQANDCPEEIDIKVYQARTPSDHFPVKVELEFDERQQK